GATCGCAAGGTAGCCGGTCGTTTCCGCCGTGAGATATTGGAGAGAGGCGATACGGCCGATGCCATGGAGCTGTATGTAGCTTTCCGTGGACATGAGCCGGACATTGCTCCCCTGCTGAAGCGTACCGGCTTGGTTTAGCCTCATTTATGCGGTCTCAATACCACGTAAAACGTAAGCCCGAAAGCGTGTCGCTTTCGGGCTTACTGTTTTTATCCTGTTTTGGAAACCTGTGTCTGAAATACAGGGGATATGATTTACTGGCGAATGCCGAGCTTCTTGGCGATGGCTGCAGGGATGGCCTTCTTGTGTACGATGATATTCATTGTCCTACCGGCTACGAAGTTGTAAGAAGCATACCAGATACCCTTGTACTTACCGGTTTCGCCCCATGAGTTTTTCACCATGAAGAACTTGCGTCCATTCTGATTCTTGGCGATACCGTAGATAACCATACCGTGGTCATCGGTGAGGCTATACTCATCGTAACCTTTCTGACGGAACTCTTGAGTGGGGTTGATTTCAGGACAATCGGCACTATTAACCGTACGAATGATCTCTGCCTGCTTCTCGGCACGGCTCAATCCTACCCAACGATCCTGATCCGACCCTTTGGCTTCGATACCTTCTACGTCGGCCAATACGCCGATACCATCACGCGTAAAGCCCACTTCGCTTACGTCCGAACCCCATGCGATGGAATAGCCGTTGTTGATGGCATATTCCATAGTCTCCATCAGCTCGTTGATGGGCATATTATAGGAGAGAGAGCCGCGCCAGTTGTCTTCGATTTCGAGGGCAAACTGTGTGTAAAAAGGATGATGCGTATAAGAAGTCAGCGACACATAGTCATCGACATTAAGACCGAGATACTGAGCAAAGCTCTTCGGCGTGTAGGTCTTACCTTCATAAGTGAAAGTTTCAGGACATGTGCCGAGGTAGCTGTCGATGATCCCATCATAGGCTTTTTTCCATGCAGGAGTGAGCTTGCCATTAGGATTCGTCACGATAGCCTTGAGGTAGGCCAGAGCACCGTCTGCCAATTCACTGTGAGCATTCTTCTTCGTGCCATAGTTCAAGCCCTGCATGACAGACTGTGGAACGACGCCGTAGTGCTTCACCACATAGAGAACATCGTAGAAGGAACCGCCCTGTCCGAAGTTCAGCTTCCCATGCATACGTACATACTTCTCGCCTTTGTCCTTGTATGATTGAGCTACGGAGTGCATTTCGGCCAAGTCCACTTCGGGCTTTCCCATACGGAGGATTTCGCTTTCGAGGAATCCTAATGCAGAGTATGACCAGCATGTACCTGAGTTGGCCTGATCTTTCACCGGCGTAATGGGCACTTCTTTAATAGTAGTGAACTGATTCTCTACAACGTCTGCACTCTTCTGTTGAGCTTGTACGACGAAACCGCTGCAAACAACTACCGCAGCGAGCAAAAGCGTTTTCTTCATTCTATGTTTTTGATTTTTAATAGTGAGTGATTTTCTCATATGGTCGCAAATATAAGAATATCTACCCATTCGAGTCCCAAATATCGTCCATCCGGCAGGGCGATCGCATTTGAAGTGTTAACACACATATAGGCCTGATGATGCTCCGTCCGGAATAAGCCCGAATTAATGTGTTAGAGATCCCAATTGTAGAAGGAAGAGACCAAGGATACGGAGTACAACCTTTCAAATACAATAGCCCTCTGTCGAAGAGGCCGGCCTCTTCGGGGAATTTTCTGTAGTGTGTGTTGCTTTCACTATTGGAGCCCTTTGCAAAAAGAGAAGGCTATCAAGAAGTATCTTTTCGGTATCGTTTTCACCCGTAGAGCGTGTCGCACAAGTCATAGAGGAGCTGAGGTATTCATATCTATAACGACACAGAAAAACAGTCGATTGACAATGAAATCTCCCGGAAAATGCCGTGTGACAATCTCATCTATCGGTTTAACAGCTCACACGGAACCTCCCACTCCCCGAACCTGCCATCCGACACAGAGCAGATAGCATCTTCCATCAATAGACCATAGTATCTTCTCATAGGAGACCATAGTATCCTCTCATGCGAGACCATAGTATCCTCTCATAGGAGACCATAGTATCCTCTCATGTGAGACCATAGTATCCTCTCATAGGAGACCATAGTATCCTCTCATAGGAGACCATAGTATCCTCTCATGCGAGACCATAGTATCCTCTCGTATGAGCATATCGACTTGGCTCGAAAATACATTCCGGGCTTTCCTATATCGATTCGCTGACATGACGTCTCTGAATGAGACCTCTTCTCGTCGGATGATTTTCCTTGTCGTGCCATCGTTTTGTGTCATTGATCATACCATAAACACACGCCAGTTCGATCTAAGCGAACATACCATAAAAATAACAAGTAGCTGTAAATCATACTCTTTTGTGATTCTCCGGCTGCATAATGATCGGGAAGAAGGGGCGGCTTCTAAGTCATTGGGCTTCAGATGTAGATAAAAAGCCATCTGAAAGCAATATAAGTACCTGAAAAACACTGTGTGGAAAATAAAACACACTAATAACCAATGTGTTGTGCCATTCCTTTATATCGAACTCACGTTAAACACACAAAACAATCGGCCGACACACAATAAAATGAATGGATAAAATGCCTGCTTATTGTGCAAAGGCCTCAAGAGGATACACTTTTTGCGTTGTGGAGCCGAGACAATGAAGAGACTTTCCGATAGAGACTGAATACATGACTGACGGCTCATTCAACGACTATAAAACTTATAGAACGCTGTTTGAATGCATCAGCCCCGGGGCATCCGAATAAGCGGAAGCACCCTTATACTGTGATGCTTTGGCATAAAGAAAGAGGCTATGGCGAAGGAGAATTTCCTTTCGTCACAGCCTCTCGCCATGCAGAGGGGGAGATCTAAGATCAGTCTTTGATCGCTATGATCTCTATTTCCACCAATCCATTCTTGGGCAGGGTCTTAACGGCAACAGCAGAACGAGCCGGAAAGTCGCCGGTGAATTGTTTCTCATAAACGGCATTCATCGCTGCAAAATCACTCATATCGGCCAAAAAACAAGTGGTCTTTACCACATTGGCGATTGTGAGTCCTGCTTCTTCGAGGATAGCTCGAATGTTCTTGAATACTTGTTCGGTCTGCTCTGTTACTCCGCCGGGTACAAAGTTCCCTGTGGCAGGATCAAGGCCTAATTGTCCGGAAGTATAGAGCATATTACCCATCAGGATAGCCTGGCTGTATGGTCCGATTGCGACCGGTGCATTCTTCGTGTTGATTACCTTTTTCATTACGTACTGTTTTTTATTTGGATTATTAATTTGATGATTGCAGTCTTTGCTGTCGCACTACTTCGTAAATAACAATGCCGGCCGCAACGGAGACGTTCAATGAGCCTATAGCCCCCATCTGCGGAATAGCTACTATGCCATCGGCCATCCTAAGCGTATCAGGTGATGGCCCGACATCCTCCGCCCCCATGACTATACCCAAAGGCAGCTTCATGGGTACATCGGTATATAGATCTGCAGCCTTCTCTGAAGCAGCGACTATGCGTATACCGTATTCTTGCAGGCTGCGGATGGCTCCGGGAATGGAAGTCACGCGACAAACCGGAATACGATGCAAAGCTCCGGCAGAGGTCTTGATAGCATCTCCTCCTACCGAAATGCTTCCTCTTTCGGGAATGATGATGGCATCTACCCCTGCACACTCCGCCGTACGAGCAATAGCCCCGAAGTTCCGCACATCGGTGATACCATCGAGTAGCAAGAGGAAGGGTGCCTTACCCTCCTCATAGAGCATCGGTATGAGTTGATCCAAACGGGTATATTCGATAGCCGAAAGAATGGCCACCACCCCTTGGTGATTCTTGGAGGTAAGCCTGTCCAGCTTCTCTATCGGCACATGCATCACCGGTACGCACCGCTCTACGGCCTCTCGAATGATTGCTTCGGTCTGCTCAGTCTTGAGACCACGCCGAATAAAGATCTTGTCGATCTCTTTGCCTGCTTCGAAAGCCTCCGATATGGAGTGCAGGCCGAATATCATTTTGTCATTCTTCATCTTGCTAAAAGCTCTTTGGCTGCGGCCAAGGCCACATCCGTCAGGTTGTTTCCGCTTTGCATACGGGCTATCTCTCGTATTCGCTCTTCGGGAGTCAATTCACGAATGAAGGTGCGTGCCCGTTCGCCTGTTTCATCTTTATAGACAAAGTAGTGCCGCTCCCCTCGAGCTGCTATTTGGGGCAGATGCGTGATGGCGAGCACTTGCATACCTTGTCCCATATGAGCCATTATCTCTCCCATGCGGTCAGCCACTTCACCCGATACGCCGGTATCTATCTCATCGAAAACGATGGCCGGCAAAGAACGCTTGTCCGCAATGAGAGCTTTCAGACACAACATCAGGCGAGCAATCTCTCCTCCTGAGGCAATCTCCGATACCGGCTCCGGCTCCATCTGCTTATTCGCCGAAAACAAAAAAACGACCTTGTCTGCTCCGTGAGGGCCGTATTCTGTCGAGCGAATATCAACGACAAAACGGACATGAGGCATATTGAGCTTGCGTAAGGATTCGCACAAAGAGGTTTCCAGAGCGGAGGCTGCCCGAATGCGTTCTTCGGTCAGCAACGATGCTTGGGCCTCAATCTCTTTATAAAAGGCCAAGACTTCTTGCTCAAGTCGGCTTATCTCTTCTTCATCGGTGTTGATCCTTGAGAGGCGTTCGGCCAGATCGTCTCGTATGGCAATGAGAGCATCGCTGCTATCGGCATTGTAACGATGCAGGAGCGAGAGAATTTCGTCCAGCCGATCTGTCACAGCGTTCAATCTTTCCGGCTCGTAGGAGACATCGTCCGAACGCCGCCCCAAATCCGATGCAATATCAGCCAACTCTATTCGAACATCGCGTACTCGCTGCCGAAAAGAAGCCGAGTCGGGATAATAGCTCTCTATGGTGGCCAAAGCATCCTCTACTTTGTTCAGACCCGACAGTAGTCCTCTCTCATCGTCGGAGAGAAGGCTATAGGAATGCCCCAGCTCTCTTTTAATATCCAAGGCATGCGTCAGCATAGCCTGTTCTTCTTGCAAACGAGCTTCTTCTCCCGATTCGAGACCGGCCTTATCCAACTGCTCAAAACGAAACTGCCAATAGTCATACTCCGACGCTGTCGCAGCGGCTGCCTTACGAAGGTCTTCCAACTTTTGTTTTCTTTCGGCATACACCCGGTAAGCTTTGCTGTAGTGGGCATATAAGTCGGGTTTTCCGCTATATGCATCCAGCACATTGAGCTGAAACAAACTGTCGCCGAGCAGGAGATTTTTGTGCTGAGAATGGATGTCGATCAGGAAGTCGGCCAGCTCGCGAAGAGCCGTCAATGGAGCAGGCGTATCATTTACGAAAGCGCGACTTTTGCCTTTGGAGGATATTTCGCGACGGATAGTGCATTCGTCCGGATCGAAATCCAAGTCGTAGCGATCCAATACGGCTTTCATCTCCGGAACGAATCCGGTAAAACGCCCCTCTACTATGCAGCGATCTGTACCGGGTGCAATAGCTGAAGTATCGGCACGCCCCCCGACAAGCAGTCCCAAAGCACCTAATAGAATACTTTTTCCTGCACCGGTTTCCCCTGTGATCACAGAAAAATGAGGGGCAAAATCAATATCAAGCCGGTCGATCAGAACGTAGTTGGCAATATGCAAAGAGGCTAACATCCCGAAAAAGAGGATTATTTTTTGAGCGGATTCAGCTTGTTTCCTTCAGTTGGAAATACCTTATTCAGTACTTTATACGCATCCTGCTTTTCCGAAGCATTGGCTTTCGACAATATATTCACGATCTCATCCAGCTTGACAGCCGCAAAGATGGAAAGCAGTGGCGACATGGGACGTACCTTGTAAACAGCTTCCAGCTGAGGCAACAGCTCTAATACCGTAGTGCGCCCACGATTGGGATTGCCGACCATTTCATCCAATGCTCGTCGGTGATAATCATACCAAAACCGGCGCAAAGTCTCCAATTCGGCATCATTCATAGCCTCGGCAAGGGCATAGCGATTCTTGGTACTCTCAAAAGCTTTCCAGCCGCTCCAGTCTTGTTTGGCCTGTGCTCTGGCTACGATCTGACGCATCATAGAACGGGCCGAATTGCCTCCCAAAGGGCTGAAGCTATCAAAATCCATCGCCAATATAAAGTAGGCATAGAATACGACGGAGGCAACCAGATTACTTTGCAGATCCGTCTCATTATATTCGATGGGATCGAACTGGTTGTATTCGAAGTTCAGTTCCTGATCTCGCCAAATAAGCTGAGGAGAAAAATAGGAGGAATTGTAAATAGGGCGACGAGAAGTAACAAAGAGTTCGGCCTTGTATTGACTTTCGTCTTTCACTTCGGTAAGGTTGATGGAAAAGGTGCAGTCGATACGCTCTGCAAAACTGAATGTGGCCGTTGTCCATCGAGTCAGGTTGAGGAGATCTGAGAGCTGACGCTCCAATGTCTTGAATGTCTCCGCATTGGCATTACTGCCGAGACGTTCGCTATTGATAGTTACCTTGGCATTCAACTCCTGACTTACAGCAGAGGCCGTATAGAAAAACAGGCAGATCCACAGGCCCCACCACAATCTCCTTCTCATACCAATCCGATTATATAGTCCACAATATCTTCGGCCACCTCGACCTTGCTTTTGAGCGGATAGTCCGACGGTCGGCCTTCACTGTCGAATATGGTGATCTTATTCGTACCTACTCCAAATCCGGCTCCCGCATCGGAAAGCGAATTCAGTACTATCGCATCCAAGTGCTTGGCTTTCATCTTGCGCATAGCCTCTTGCTCCCCACTGTCCGTCTCCAAGGCAAAACCCACCAACCGCTGTCCTGCACGTTTGAGTGCTCCGAGCGTAGCCGCTATATCCGGATTAGCAGTCAAGCGAAGATCGAAGTCGCCCTTGGTCTCTCGTTTCATCTTTTTCTCTGCCTGCTCTGCCGGACGATAGTCAGCCACGGCTGCGGACAAGACGGTTATGTCGGCCTTTTCAAAAGGTTTCCGACAGGCTTCGAGCATCTCTACGGCACTTTCCACATCGATACGGTCTATCCCTTCGACAGTTGTCTGCATAGTGGTAGGGCCGGTGACAAGCGTAACCGAAGCCCCCAATTCGGCCAAACGTTCTGCTATGCAGAAGCCCATCTTTCCAGAAGAGTAGTTGCCGAGAAAACGTACAGGATCGAGTTTCTCGTATGTAGGGCCGGCTGTAACCAATGCTCTCTTCCCAAGGAGGGGCTTACAATTGTTCTCCTTGAAAAAAGCCTCCAATATCTCCACAATGCACTCCGGCTCTTCCATCCGCCCCTTTCCTACCAAATGACTGGCCAATTCGCCTTCACCCGGCTCTATGATATGATTGCCATAAGAGCGTAGTATCTCCATATTGTGCTGCGTACTCGGATGTCGGAACATGTCCAAATCCATAGCCGGAGCCACGAATACGGGAGCCTTGGCGGAAAGGTAAGTGGTTACCAACATATTGTCGGCTATGCCATGTGCCATCTTGCCTATCGTAGAGGCTGTGGCCGGAGCTATCAGCATAGCATCCGCCCAGAGACTGAGATCCACATGGCTGTTCCATGTACCATCCCGTCCGGAGAAAAATTCGCTGATGACAGGCTTGGAAGTCAGAGCCGAGAGGGTGATGGGAGTAATGAACTCCTTGCCGGCAGGAGTAATGACTATTTGCACTTCAGCCTCCTTTTTGATGAGCAGGCGGGTCAAAACGGCAGCCTTGTAGGCTGCGATACTCCCCGTGACACCGAGGACGATGTGCTTACCGGCCAAAGATGATTTCATCTGCACGAAGTTCTCTTGTACTTGTTTATTTGGTCTCCGGATTGTTCAGAGACATACGCAGGCGAGTAAATTCTTGCTTTGTATTCAGCGTAAAATCCGCATCCATGATCCAGCCGTAATAACCGGAATCTGTACGCAATACATCCAGAGCTTTACGACCACGATACTTGCCGAAATTGATGATAACGTTGTCGTTGTCGTCATAAACCAATCGACCGGCAAAGTCCACGTTGCGAGACTGGCGGGAGAAGTCGGCCAAGAAAGCCATGTCATTCTCCAATGTCCCCTCATAACGATCCAATTGGGCCTTGAACACATCGTATGTAGCACGCGTATCGGCTTCAGCTGAATGCGCATTTTCCAAAGTTCTATTACAATAGAAACGAGTAGCTGCCTCCAATGTGCGAGGTTCCATCTTATGAAAAATCGTCTGAACGTCTATGAGTTTTCTGTGGCGGAGGTCAATATCCACTCCGGCACGGAGGAACTCCTCCACCAGCATCGGCACATCGAATCGTGTCGAATTGAAGCCTGCCAAATCACACCCTTCTATCCATTGCGCCAGACTTTTGGCCACTGAACGGAATGGCGGACAGTCCTTCACATCCTCATCCGTAATACCGTGAATGGCTGTCGATTCGGGAGGAATAGAGCGTTCGGGATTGATACGCCTTGTTTTGCACTCTTCGCTTCCATCGGGCATGACTTTCAGTATGGAGATTTCGACGATTCTGTCCCGTACCAAATCCACACCCGTCGTTTCGAGGTCGAAGAAGATCAGCGGGTTTTTCAGATTCAATTTCATTCGAATTCGTTTTTATTCGCCGATTAACTTCATCGGCAAAAGCAAATTGCACAAGCTTATTCCCGGTGCATTCTCTGCCGGCAGTATGAGACCGGCACGAGTCTGATCAGCCAAAGTCATTATCACTTCTTCCGATGGCATTCCTTGCAGAATTGTCTGAAAGACATCCGACTTGAATCCGATGCGCATGTTGATGTCGGCCGGACATTCTGCCGGCACATGTTCTTCAGCAGCCACAGAGAAATCTATATCATTAGCCGATAAGCGGATGCCTGCAGGAGTAAACTCCATGCGCAGCATACTCGTAGCCGGATTGGAGAAGATAGATACGCGCTTGGCTCCGGATAGGAGTTGAGCACGATCCACTTTCACCGAGAAAGGATTGCTGGTAGGTATTACACTATTATAATTCGGATAACGACCTTCCAGCAACCGTGCTCTGAGCGTATAATTGCCAAGTTCTATATGGAGATAGTTGCTGTCATACGTGAGTGTCACATCGCCTTCCAATCGGGGCAGAACATTGCGCAGCAGAAGACAGGCTTTCCGAGGCAGGCAGAAGGCACTACGCCGACGGCTCTGCACATTAGCATCCTCCTGCTTCACCAAGATCTGTCCATCCGAGCCTACGAAAACAAGCTTGTCCTCGAAGAAATCCAGATAGACCCCTGTCATGATCGGCCGGCGTTCGTCCTGACTGGTAGCAAAGAGCGTAGCCGAAAGGCCACTGAGCAAGGCTTCCGCCGGAATGACAGAAACGATTGCTTCGGGAGACAAAGAAGCTGCCACCGGATAGGTCGAAGCATCCTGTACCACAAAACTGTAATGCCCGTTGCTGTATGCTATCTCAGCGGCTTTGGTTTCCATATTTATCTCAAAAGAGATCGGCTGATCGGGCAATTCTTTCAGTGGTTCAAGTAAGATCCTCTCGGGAACGGCAAAAGAACCGTTTTCGCCCCCTACGTTGTTCACGGTAAGTTCCGTACTCATCCGATTGGCCATATCGGCAGCGGTAAGACGTAATTGATCTCCCTCAAGCTCGAAAAGTACAGACTCCAAAATTGGAAGTGTACTGCGTGAAGCTATGACGCGGGCAATCAATTGCAAGTGTTGCAACAGGACGTTGCTGGCTACTTCAAACTTCATTGTGTATATATTTATTGGTTTCTTACAAAAGTAGGGCTTTTCATACAACCGACAAGCTACCACCGGAAGACTATACCAAGACAGACCACAACAGGATTTGGCTCCACCCCGAACAACCGGCGGAGGAATCCCCCGAGAGAACTCTTTCACCGATACATTCGCCCTTTCGGGCTACATACGAAGGCAACAGAAAAGGAAAAAACGGTCAGCAGAAGAGTGTTTCGCTTTCGGTGATGACTCCATCCATCGGGCGATCCCAAGGATCGGTAGGCAATTCCTCCAAAAGACGGTAGGAGAACGTGACACCTATAAGCCGAGCTTGAGTCGCCGGCAGGAAACGATCGTAATAGCCTTTGCCTCGCCCCATGCGACTGCCTTTGCGATCGAAAGCTACACCGGGTACCAGCAGCAGATCCAACGAAGAGGGAAGAATGGCTGTAGCGGCATCGGCTGTAGGCTCGGCTATGCCATAAGCCCCTTCGGCTTCAAGATCAGCCTCGCCGGTATAGGCATAGAAAGCGATGTCGTCCCCTTCTACTCTGGGGATAAAAAGCTGTTTGGTTTGAACATACTCCCGTAATAAGCCGGCCAAATCCGGCTCGTCCGGCAAAGCATGATAAAGTCCTATACGTTTGGCATCAGCAAATATGTCGAGCCGGCGAATCCGCTCTATGATGGACTGCGACCATCTCTCACGGTTTTCTGCCACAAGCAACTCCCGATTACGCTGCCGGATCTGTGCTCTGAGTTCCTTTTTGGTCATAAATCAATGGAAAAGTTTTGCCCTCTTTGATGAGAGAAATGGCTTGGAGGATAAAAGGATCATCATGCAGCAGCAATTGATAATACCCCTGCAAATCGAAGAAATTCATCGCAATGTATGCATTGATATATTTTTTTATGCGGTTGCGAGCTTCGTTGATTAAAGAAGTACGCATCGGGATACCGTAACGCTGGGCAAA
This genomic stretch from Porphyromonas gingivalis ATCC 33277 harbors:
- a CDS encoding aminopeptidase C; this encodes MKKTLLLAAVVVCSGFVVQAQQKSADVVENQFTTIKEVPITPVKDQANSGTCWSYSALGFLESEILRMGKPEVDLAEMHSVAQSYKDKGEKYVRMHGKLNFGQGGSFYDVLYVVKHYGVVPQSVMQGLNYGTKKNAHSELADGALAYLKAIVTNPNGKLTPAWKKAYDGIIDSYLGTCPETFTYEGKTYTPKSFAQYLGLNVDDYVSLTSYTHHPFYTQFALEIEDNWRGSLSYNMPINELMETMEYAINNGYSIAWGSDVSEVGFTRDGIGVLADVEGIEAKGSDQDRWVGLSRAEKQAEIIRTVNSADCPEINPTQEFRQKGYDEYSLTDDHGMVIYGIAKNQNGRKFFMVKNSWGETGKYKGIWYASYNFVAGRTMNIIVHKKAIPAAIAKKLGIRQ
- a CDS encoding RidA family protein; its protein translation is MKKVINTKNAPVAIGPYSQAILMGNMLYTSGQLGLDPATGNFVPGGVTEQTEQVFKNIRAILEEAGLTIANVVKTTCFLADMSDFAAMNAVYEKQFTGDFPARSAVAVKTLPKNGLVEIEIIAIKD
- the rlmB gene encoding 23S rRNA (guanosine(2251)-2'-O)-methyltransferase RlmB, with amino-acid sequence MKNDKMIFGLHSISEAFEAGKEIDKIFIRRGLKTEQTEAIIREAVERCVPVMHVPIEKLDRLTSKNHQGVVAILSAIEYTRLDQLIPMLYEEGKAPFLLLLDGITDVRNFGAIARTAECAGVDAIIIPERGSISVGGDAIKTSAGALHRIPVCRVTSIPGAIRSLQEYGIRIVAASEKAADLYTDVPMKLPLGIVMGAEDVGPSPDTLRMADGIVAIPQMGAIGSLNVSVAAGIVIYEVVRQQRLQSSN
- the recN gene encoding DNA repair protein RecN, producing the protein MLASLHIANYVLIDRLDIDFAPHFSVITGETGAGKSILLGALGLLVGGRADTSAIAPGTDRCIVEGRFTGFVPEMKAVLDRYDLDFDPDECTIRREISSKGKSRAFVNDTPAPLTALRELADFLIDIHSQHKNLLLGDSLFQLNVLDAYSGKPDLYAHYSKAYRVYAERKQKLEDLRKAAAATASEYDYWQFRFEQLDKAGLESGEEARLQEEQAMLTHALDIKRELGHSYSLLSDDERGLLSGLNKVEDALATIESYYPDSASFRQRVRDVRIELADIASDLGRRSDDVSYEPERLNAVTDRLDEILSLLHRYNADSSDALIAIRDDLAERLSRINTDEEEISRLEQEVLAFYKEIEAQASLLTEERIRAASALETSLCESLRKLNMPHVRFVVDIRSTEYGPHGADKVVFLFSANKQMEPEPVSEIASGGEIARLMLCLKALIADKRSLPAIVFDEIDTGVSGEVADRMGEIMAHMGQGMQVLAITHLPQIAARGERHYFVYKDETGERARTFIRELTPEERIREIARMQSGNNLTDVALAAAKELLAR
- a CDS encoding DUF4835 family protein is translated as MRRRLWWGLWICLFFYTASAVSQELNAKVTINSERLGSNANAETFKTLERQLSDLLNLTRWTTATFSFAERIDCTFSINLTEVKDESQYKAELFVTSRRPIYNSSYFSPQLIWRDQELNFEYNQFDPIEYNETDLQSNLVASVVFYAYFILAMDFDSFSPLGGNSARSMMRQIVARAQAKQDWSGWKAFESTKNRYALAEAMNDAELETLRRFWYDYHRRALDEMVGNPNRGRTTVLELLPQLEAVYKVRPMSPLLSIFAAVKLDEIVNILSKANASEKQDAYKVLNKVFPTEGNKLNPLKK
- the coaBC gene encoding bifunctional phosphopantothenoylcysteine decarboxylase/phosphopantothenate--cysteine ligase CoaBC; the protein is MKSSLAGKHIVLGVTGSIAAYKAAVLTRLLIKKEAEVQIVITPAGKEFITPITLSALTSKPVISEFFSGRDGTWNSHVDLSLWADAMLIAPATASTIGKMAHGIADNMLVTTYLSAKAPVFVAPAMDLDMFRHPSTQHNMEILRSYGNHIIEPGEGELASHLVGKGRMEEPECIVEILEAFFKENNCKPLLGKRALVTAGPTYEKLDPVRFLGNYSSGKMGFCIAERLAELGASVTLVTGPTTMQTTVEGIDRIDVESAVEMLEACRKPFEKADITVLSAAVADYRPAEQAEKKMKRETKGDFDLRLTANPDIAATLGALKRAGQRLVGFALETDSGEQEAMRKMKAKHLDAIVLNSLSDAGAGFGVGTNKITIFDSEGRPSDYPLKSKVEVAEDIVDYIIGLV
- a CDS encoding 3'-5' exonuclease; its protein translation is MKLNLKNPLIFFDLETTGVDLVRDRIVEISILKVMPDGSEECKTRRINPERSIPPESTAIHGITDEDVKDCPPFRSVAKSLAQWIEGCDLAGFNSTRFDVPMLVEEFLRAGVDIDLRHRKLIDVQTIFHKMEPRTLEAATRFYCNRTLENAHSAEADTRATYDVFKAQLDRYEGTLENDMAFLADFSRQSRNVDFAGRLVYDDNDNVIINFGKYRGRKALDVLRTDSGYYGWIMDADFTLNTKQEFTRLRMSLNNPETK
- the dnaN gene encoding DNA polymerase III subunit beta — translated: MKFEVASNVLLQHLQLIARVIASRSTLPILESVLFELEGDQLRLTAADMANRMSTELTVNNVGGENGSFAVPERILLEPLKELPDQPISFEINMETKAAEIAYSNGHYSFVVQDASTYPVAASLSPEAIVSVIPAEALLSGLSATLFATSQDERRPIMTGVYLDFFEDKLVFVGSDGQILVKQEDANVQSRRRSAFCLPRKACLLLRNVLPRLEGDVTLTYDSNYLHIELGNYTLRARLLEGRYPNYNSVIPTSNPFSVKVDRAQLLSGAKRVSIFSNPATSMLRMEFTPAGIRLSANDIDFSVAAEEHVPAECPADINMRIGFKSDVFQTILQGMPSEEVIMTLADQTRAGLILPAENAPGISLCNLLLPMKLIGE
- a CDS encoding 5-formyltetrahydrofolate cyclo-ligase, which codes for MTKKELRAQIRQRNRELLVAENRERWSQSIIERIRRLDIFADAKRIGLYHALPDEPDLAGLLREYVQTKQLFIPRVEGDDIAFYAYTGEADLEAEGAYGIAEPTADAATAILPSSLDLLLVPGVAFDRKGSRMGRGKGYYDRFLPATQARLIGVTFSYRLLEELPTDPWDRPMDGVITESETLFC